From Coturnix japonica isolate 7356 chromosome 1, Coturnix japonica 2.1, whole genome shotgun sequence, the proteins below share one genomic window:
- the NHLRC3 gene encoding LOW QUALITY PROTEIN: NHL repeat-containing protein 3 (The sequence of the model RefSeq protein was modified relative to this genomic sequence to represent the inferred CDS: inserted 3 bases in 2 codons; deleted 1 base in 1 codon) — MAAPAALQQLRGLNAAGRFEARLGGAGERSRARQSQKKLHSPHCPLCKSCPCAGRTARTSQSRLKATSHLGGQRQRLNKMGELRGRLEAFPHSECLFRTLXPFHRALICVFFAPQPLCWEQAVFRAAQCXPTPQAWAGRARGRHGNAARPASMGRNRAVGPRLVMAAALLAALGLFWGSQMLKAFDYFSSWKADGQPQMYKLDISWPKIPEYFSGQTFCVAVDSLHGLVYVGQRGDDIPKVLVFSVEGYFLYSWNDTVEMPHGIFVLNTATDSSVWITDVGSGKYGHTVKQYSPSGKLLQVLGTPGNAGSSLNPLQFDQPAEVFVEENGEMYVVDGDGGMNNRLLKLSQDHKEIWLSGENGTGVGQFKIPHSVTLDPFGRVWVADRDNRRIQVFDKVTGEWLGAWSSCFSEDGPYSVRFTGNYKYLIVAHLNINRLSILAAPPVGEIGDCAIVSTIQLADETKPHLVDVDVKSGAIYIAEIGAQQVQRFVPLS, encoded by the exons ATGGCCGCACCGGCTGCGCTTCAGCAGCTGAGGGGGCTGAACGCAGCCGGGCGCTTCGAAGCGAGACTCGGTGGGGCAGGAGAAAGGAGCCGGGCGAGGCAAAGCCAAAAGAAACTGCACAGCCCGCACTGCCCGCTCTGCAAGTCCTGCCCATGCGCCGGGCGCACGGCTAGAACGTCACAGAGCAGGCTGAAGGCC ACGTCCCATCTTGGTGGGCAACGACAGCGCCTGAATAAAATGGGGGAGCTGAGAGGCAGGCTTGAAGCTTTTCCACACTCTGAGTGTCTCTTCAGAACGC AGCCTTTCCACAGGGCTTTGATTTGCGTTTTCTTCGCTCCACAGCCgctctgctgggagcaggcGGTGTTTAGGGCAGCGCAGTG CCCGACCCCTCAGGCCTGGGCGGGGCGGGCACGAGGCCGCCATGGCAACGCGGCCCGCCCTGCCTCTATGGGGCGGAATCGGGCGGTGGGGCCGCGGCTGGTGATGGCGGCTGCGCTGCTGGCCGCGCTCGGCCTCTTCTGGGGCTCGCAG atgttaaaaGCATTTGATTACTTCTCTTCATGGAAGGCAGATGGGCAGCCACAGATGTACAAGTTGGACATAAGCTGGCCTAAAATTCCAGAGTACTTCAGTGGCCAAAcattttgtgttgctgttgaTTCTCTTCATGGTTTGGTCTATGTGGGACAA AGGGGAGATGATATACCAAAGGTGCTTGTATTCTCAGTGGAAGGCTATTTTCTTTACTCCTGGAATGATACGGTTGAAATGCCTCATGGTATCTTTGTATTAAACACCGCAACAGATAGTTCAGTATGGATCACAGATGTTGGATCAG GGAAATATGGGCACACTGTGAAACAGTACAGCCCTTCTGGTAAACTTCTGCAGGTGTTGGGCACACCAGGTAATGCTGGTTCAAGTTTGAATCCCCTACAGTTTGATCAGCCAGCAGAGGTCTTTGTAGAGGAGAATGGAGAGATGTATGTAgtggatggagatggagggatGAATAACAGATTGCTCAAACTTTCCCAAg ATCATAAAGAGATATGGCTGAGTGGAGAAAATGGAACCGGTGTTGGCCAGTTCAAGATCCCACACAGTGTGACATTGGACCCTTTTGGACGG GTCTGGGTTGCTGACAGAGATAACAGAAGAATCCAGGTTTTTGATAAAGTGACAGGGGAATGGCTGGGGGCTTGGAGCAGCTGCTTTTCGGAAGATGGACCATATTCTGTCAG ATTCACTGGCAATTACAAGTATCTGATTGTAGCTCACCTGAATATCAACCGTTTGTCGATCTTGGCAGCACCACCAGTTGGCGAAATTGGGGACTGTGCTATAGTCAGCACAATCCAGCTGGCAGATGAAACCAAGCCACACCTTGTAGATGTAGACGTGAAGAGTGGAGCAATCTATATTGCAGAAATTGGAGCCCAGCAAGTGCAAAGATTTGTACCCTTAAGCTGA